In one window of Posidoniimonas corsicana DNA:
- a CDS encoding cofactor-independent phosphoglycerate mutase, producing the protein MKYLVIIPDGAADQPQGSLGGRTPLEAAATPHMDAVVAQGVIASACHTPDQLPAGSEIGNLSLLGYDPFEHFTGRAPMEAAAQGIALGEGDWAVRCNLVTIDQVDGERVMKDFTADHITTEESTALLKTVQEQVASDPKWNGALEFVPGVSYRNLLIWRGDKLAAPFDGSTRSEAPHDWTDLPVANAHPRGPGADVLVELMDATCELFADHPVNKQRAAEGKGAATNVWLWGQGGAPTLEPFAQKFGPKGAMITAVDLLRGIAALVGWDRIEVEGATGYLDTDYAAKGRAAIDVLDKYDIVCVHVEAPDEASHEGRTDEKVKAIEQIDQHIVGPLLEALKSHGEWRVMISPDHPTFLSTKKHTHGNVPVTMAGAGIAPDACSAYGDANAAASELRFDQGWDAMRWFIQ; encoded by the coding sequence ATGAAATACCTTGTCATCATCCCTGACGGCGCAGCGGACCAGCCGCAAGGGTCGCTCGGCGGCCGCACGCCGCTCGAGGCGGCCGCTACGCCGCACATGGACGCGGTCGTCGCCCAGGGAGTGATCGCCAGCGCTTGCCACACGCCCGATCAGTTGCCGGCCGGGTCGGAGATCGGCAACCTGAGCCTGCTGGGCTACGACCCGTTCGAGCACTTCACCGGCCGCGCGCCGATGGAGGCCGCCGCCCAGGGCATCGCGCTCGGCGAGGGCGACTGGGCCGTCCGCTGCAACCTGGTCACGATCGACCAGGTCGACGGCGAGCGGGTGATGAAGGACTTCACGGCCGACCATATCACGACAGAGGAGTCGACGGCGCTACTCAAGACCGTGCAGGAGCAGGTCGCGAGCGACCCGAAGTGGAACGGGGCTCTGGAGTTCGTGCCCGGAGTCAGCTACCGGAATCTCCTGATCTGGCGGGGCGACAAGCTGGCCGCGCCGTTTGACGGTTCGACCCGCAGCGAAGCGCCGCACGACTGGACCGACCTGCCGGTGGCCAACGCCCACCCCCGCGGGCCGGGCGCGGACGTGCTGGTCGAGCTGATGGACGCCACCTGCGAGCTGTTCGCCGATCACCCCGTGAACAAGCAGCGGGCGGCCGAGGGCAAGGGCGCGGCGACCAACGTCTGGCTGTGGGGCCAGGGCGGAGCGCCGACGCTCGAACCGTTCGCTCAGAAGTTCGGTCCTAAGGGGGCGATGATCACCGCGGTCGACCTGCTGCGGGGCATCGCCGCGCTGGTCGGCTGGGACCGCATCGAGGTGGAGGGCGCGACCGGCTACCTGGACACCGACTACGCCGCCAAGGGCCGCGCGGCCATCGACGTGCTCGACAAGTACGACATCGTCTGCGTCCACGTCGAGGCGCCCGACGAGGCCAGCCACGAGGGCCGGACCGACGAGAAGGTCAAGGCGATCGAGCAGATCGATCAGCACATCGTCGGCCCGCTGCTCGAAGCGCTCAAGTCGCACGGCGAATGGCGGGTGATGATCAGCCCCGACCACCCCACCTTCCTCAGCACCAAGAAGCACACCCACGGCAACGTGCCGGTCACGATGGCCGGCGCCGGCATCGCCCCCGACGCGTGCTCCGCGTACGGCGACGCCAACGCGGCGGCCAGTGAGCTGCGGTTCGACCAGGGCTGGGACGCGATGCGGTGGTTCATTCAATAG
- a CDS encoding aspartate kinase, which yields MSLIVQKFGGTSVADAEKIRAAARRALRAQQQGNQVVMVVSAMGKNTDILVDLAGQVCEDPSPREMDMLLSTGEQVSVALVAMAIHDLGGKAVSLTGGQIGVRTDSSHTRARIQSIDTSRMRTLLDEGNIVIAAGFQGVDQDLNITTLGRGGSDTSAVALAAVLGAEMCEIYTDVDGVFTTDPRLVASARKMSHVSHDEMLELASLGAGVMHSRSIEFGKKFHVPIHVRNSGVFTDAPGTVIGPIAESEDRPVSGCALTKEEARITIEGVPDEPGASLSIFRRLADLNITVDMILQTPGSEGKASISFTVIQGDLSRALAAARDASSELGAGPISHDDTVCKVSVVGLGMATQAGVADRMFRALAESDINIQAITTSEIKVSCLVKREQGLEALRAVHAEFELDRPPAKVAPFEASQEVAQAADLAAVVSGLQAMEDLTVQGCELDESQALITMANVPDQPGISADIFEGVAAESIIVDMIVQGVGGDGKTTLSFTVPAKDADRARKVVEAIADRLGGDVTSLASVAILSVNGVGIRSHTGVSTRMFRALSAAGINVELISTSEVRVNVVVAREQGDAGLAALAAAFEDVVK from the coding sequence ATGTCCCTAATCGTTCAGAAGTTTGGCGGCACCAGCGTGGCCGACGCCGAGAAGATCCGCGCCGCGGCCCGCCGCGCGCTCCGCGCCCAGCAGCAGGGCAACCAGGTGGTCATGGTGGTCAGCGCCATGGGCAAGAACACGGACATCCTGGTCGACCTGGCCGGGCAGGTGTGCGAAGACCCCTCGCCCCGCGAGATGGACATGCTGCTGTCGACCGGCGAGCAGGTCTCCGTGGCGCTGGTGGCGATGGCCATCCACGACCTGGGCGGCAAGGCGGTCAGCCTGACGGGCGGGCAGATCGGCGTGCGGACCGACAGCTCGCACACGCGGGCGCGGATCCAGTCGATCGACACCAGCCGGATGCGGACGCTGCTGGACGAGGGCAACATCGTCATCGCGGCCGGCTTCCAGGGCGTGGATCAGGACCTCAATATCACCACGCTGGGCCGCGGCGGCAGCGACACCTCGGCCGTGGCGCTCGCCGCGGTGCTCGGCGCCGAGATGTGCGAGATCTACACCGACGTGGACGGCGTGTTTACGACCGACCCGCGGCTGGTCGCCAGCGCGCGCAAGATGAGCCACGTCAGCCACGACGAGATGCTGGAGCTGGCCAGCCTGGGCGCCGGTGTGATGCACAGCCGCTCGATCGAGTTCGGCAAGAAGTTTCACGTGCCGATCCACGTCCGCAACTCGGGCGTTTTCACCGACGCTCCCGGCACCGTGATCGGCCCGATCGCGGAATCCGAGGACCGCCCCGTAAGCGGCTGTGCGCTGACCAAGGAAGAGGCCCGCATCACCATCGAGGGCGTGCCAGACGAGCCGGGCGCCAGCCTCAGCATCTTCCGCCGACTGGCCGACCTGAACATCACGGTCGACATGATCCTGCAGACGCCAGGCAGCGAGGGCAAGGCGAGCATCTCGTTCACGGTGATCCAGGGCGACCTTAGCCGCGCCCTGGCCGCTGCCCGCGACGCGTCCAGCGAGTTGGGCGCGGGGCCCATCTCGCACGACGACACCGTCTGCAAGGTGTCGGTCGTGGGCCTCGGCATGGCGACCCAGGCCGGCGTCGCCGACCGCATGTTCCGGGCGCTCGCCGAGTCGGACATCAACATCCAGGCGATCACCACCAGCGAGATCAAGGTGAGCTGCCTGGTGAAACGCGAACAGGGCCTCGAGGCGCTACGGGCCGTGCACGCCGAGTTCGAGCTGGACCGGCCGCCGGCCAAGGTCGCGCCATTCGAGGCGTCTCAGGAGGTCGCGCAGGCAGCCGACCTGGCCGCCGTGGTCAGCGGACTGCAGGCGATGGAGGACCTCACCGTGCAAGGCTGCGAGCTCGACGAGAGCCAGGCCCTGATCACCATGGCCAACGTGCCCGACCAGCCCGGCATCTCGGCCGACATCTTTGAGGGCGTGGCGGCGGAGTCGATCATCGTCGACATGATCGTGCAGGGCGTCGGCGGCGACGGCAAAACCACGCTCAGCTTCACCGTGCCCGCCAAGGACGCAGACCGTGCTCGGAAGGTGGTCGAAGCAATCGCCGACCGCCTGGGCGGCGACGTCACGTCGCTGGCGTCGGTAGCCATCCTGTCGGTTAACGGCGTGGGGATCCGCAGCCACACCGGGGTGAGCACTCGCATGTTCCGGGCCCTGAGCGCGGCCGGCATCAACGTGGAGCTGATCTCGACCAGCGAGGTGCGGGTCAACGTAGTCGTCGCACGCGAGCAGGGCGATGCCGGCCTAGCGGCCCTCGCTGCCGCCTTCGAGGACGTGGTGAAGTAG
- a CDS encoding sulfite exporter TauE/SafE family protein yields MKPPRLAPFLLWLLLFYSVWFAIAAPRWQTVTSHWPIALAMALGSYVAGSTPMGGGTVGFPVLVLLFHMPGSLGRDFGLAVQSVGMVSASIYLLSAGRPVHWGLLRPALLGALIGTPLGAAWVAPFVPDLWVKLTFAVVWCSFGLMHLVKLRELVAMHGVSDRWRAWEPAIGLAVGLLGGVVASVTGVGIDMLIYATLVLLFRCDLKIAIPTSVVLMAFTSVVGISTNVLLARLNPSFYRVDPEVFANWLAAAPVVALGAPFGAVIVNLISRTPTLVVVSLLCIGQFLWTVVSEQVSGPTLAVSLAGVASLNLVFHTLYRWGGGRNAIELPLEGPEAALEGAE; encoded by the coding sequence ATGAAGCCGCCCCGCTTGGCGCCGTTCCTGCTATGGCTGCTACTGTTCTATTCTGTCTGGTTTGCGATCGCGGCGCCGCGGTGGCAGACCGTGACCTCCCACTGGCCGATCGCGCTGGCGATGGCGCTCGGCTCCTACGTGGCGGGGTCGACGCCAATGGGGGGCGGCACTGTCGGGTTCCCGGTGCTCGTGCTGCTGTTCCACATGCCGGGTTCGTTGGGCCGCGACTTCGGGCTCGCGGTGCAATCGGTAGGGATGGTCTCGGCGTCGATCTACCTGTTGTCCGCCGGCCGGCCCGTGCACTGGGGCCTGCTGCGTCCGGCTTTGCTGGGCGCGCTGATTGGCACGCCGCTCGGCGCCGCCTGGGTCGCCCCGTTCGTGCCCGACCTGTGGGTTAAGCTCACGTTCGCCGTGGTGTGGTGCAGCTTCGGCCTGATGCACCTGGTCAAGCTGCGCGAGCTGGTCGCGATGCACGGCGTCAGCGACCGCTGGCGCGCCTGGGAGCCGGCCATCGGCCTCGCGGTGGGCTTGCTGGGGGGCGTGGTGGCGTCGGTCACCGGTGTGGGGATCGACATGCTGATCTACGCGACGCTGGTGCTGCTGTTCCGGTGCGACCTGAAGATCGCCATCCCCACCTCGGTGGTGCTGATGGCGTTCACCAGCGTCGTTGGGATCTCCACGAACGTGCTGCTCGCTCGGCTAAACCCATCGTTCTACCGGGTCGACCCCGAGGTGTTCGCCAACTGGCTGGCGGCCGCGCCGGTTGTCGCCCTGGGCGCGCCGTTCGGGGCGGTGATTGTGAACCTGATCTCCCGCACGCCGACGCTTGTCGTGGTGTCGCTGCTGTGCATCGGACAGTTCCTATGGACCGTGGTCAGCGAGCAGGTCAGCGGCCCGACACTCGCCGTGTCGCTGGCCGGGGTGGCGTCGCTCAATCTGGTGTTCCACACCCTGTACCGGTGGGGAGGCGGGCGCAACGCCATCGAACTCCCCCTAGAAGGCCCCGAAGCGGCGCTCGAGGGCGCCGAGTAG
- a CDS encoding amidohydrolase, which produces MRRPLGAVAFVSLSIASLCLQAAEAPQATLIIVGGAVWTGNPEQPLAEAVAVKESTILAVGRRSEVEALRSDGARVIDAGGGLVMPGGIDSHIHLFDGGRNLSGVQLRDADSREIFASRIAEHAATLAPGEWIIGGDWDHTLWGGELPTRDWIDEAAGDHPVWINRLDGHMGLASSKALRMAGIDDATLAPDGGAIEHDPSGRVTGLLRDNAMGLIGKVLPDPSAQTMLGHLDAATDYLLARGVTSVCHMGSMRQLQALRAARASGRLRIRVRAYTPLGRWELLRDDIAEHGAGDDWLRANGLKGFVDGSLGSHTAAMLEPFDDKPSDRGLLVNRPEDLLAWTRGADQAGLQVAVHAIGDRAIRVQLDNFEQVARENGPRDRRFRIEHSQHIHPADLPRFGELAVIASMQPYHAVDDGRWAEPLIGKERCRTTYAFRSLLDTGARLAFGSDWFVAPADVIAGLDAAVRRRTLDGKNPDGWYPAQRITVEEALRAYTADAAYAMFDEQRLGTLEPGKLADIVVLDKNPLADAESLGEASVRFTIVDGAVRHEAE; this is translated from the coding sequence ATGCGCAGACCTCTTGGCGCCGTTGCTTTCGTTTCGCTCTCCATCGCTTCGCTCTGCCTGCAAGCCGCCGAGGCGCCGCAGGCGACGCTGATCATCGTCGGTGGCGCCGTGTGGACGGGCAACCCAGAGCAGCCGCTCGCCGAGGCGGTCGCCGTCAAAGAGTCCACGATCCTAGCCGTCGGCCGGCGGTCAGAAGTCGAAGCGCTCCGATCGGATGGCGCCCGGGTGATCGACGCCGGGGGCGGGCTGGTGATGCCCGGCGGGATCGATTCGCACATCCACCTGTTCGACGGGGGGCGAAACCTCAGCGGCGTGCAGCTCCGCGACGCGGACTCGCGAGAGATATTCGCCAGCCGGATCGCCGAGCACGCCGCCACGCTCGCCCCGGGCGAGTGGATCATCGGCGGCGACTGGGACCACACCCTGTGGGGCGGCGAGCTCCCCACGCGGGACTGGATCGACGAGGCCGCCGGCGACCACCCCGTGTGGATCAATCGCCTGGACGGGCACATGGGGCTCGCCAGCTCGAAGGCGTTGCGGATGGCGGGCATCGACGACGCCACACTGGCGCCCGACGGCGGCGCCATCGAGCACGACCCGTCCGGCCGCGTCACCGGCCTGCTGCGCGACAACGCGATGGGCCTGATCGGCAAGGTGCTCCCGGATCCGTCCGCGCAGACGATGCTGGGGCACCTCGACGCGGCCACCGACTACCTGCTGGCGCGCGGAGTGACCTCGGTCTGTCACATGGGGTCGATGCGGCAGCTCCAGGCGTTGCGCGCCGCGCGGGCGAGCGGCAGGCTGCGGATCCGTGTGCGCGCCTACACGCCGCTGGGCCGGTGGGAGCTGCTGCGGGACGACATCGCCGAGCACGGCGCCGGCGACGACTGGCTGAGGGCGAACGGTCTGAAGGGTTTTGTCGACGGCTCGCTGGGGTCGCACACCGCGGCGATGCTCGAGCCGTTCGACGACAAGCCGAGCGACCGCGGCCTGTTGGTCAACCGCCCCGAGGACCTGCTGGCCTGGACCCGCGGCGCCGACCAGGCGGGCCTGCAGGTCGCGGTCCACGCGATCGGCGACCGCGCGATCCGCGTGCAGCTCGACAACTTCGAGCAGGTCGCCCGCGAGAACGGGCCGCGCGACCGTCGGTTCCGCATCGAGCACTCTCAACATATCCACCCCGCCGACCTCCCTAGGTTCGGTGAGCTGGCGGTGATCGCCAGTATGCAGCCCTACCACGCGGTTGACGACGGCCGCTGGGCCGAGCCGCTGATCGGCAAGGAGCGGTGCCGCACCACCTACGCCTTCCGGTCGCTGCTGGACACCGGCGCCCGGCTCGCCTTCGGCAGCGATTGGTTCGTTGCGCCGGCCGACGTGATCGCGGGGCTCGACGCCGCCGTGCGCCGGCGGACGCTCGACGGCAAGAACCCCGACGGCTGGTACCCGGCCCAGCGGATCACGGTCGAGGAGGCCCTCCGCGCCTACACAGCCGACGCGGCCTACGCGATGTTCGATGAACAACGCCTGGGCACGCTCGAGCCGGGCAAGTTGGCCGACATCGTTGTGCTCGATAAAAACCCGCTGGCGGACGCTGAGTCCCTTGGTGAGGCGAGCGTGCGGTTCACGATCGTCGACGGCGCCGTGCGGCACGAGGCGGAGTAG